From the genome of Psychrobacillus glaciei:
TCACAAACTGCACAATTATAGCCGTACTTTTCAACGCAATTTTTTCTAGCGATAGAACTTCTTTCGTATTTATTTACAGTTACCGTTCTTTTATGTCCTTCATAAATATCATCTTCATCGATATCATTGAAAAATCCTTCTGAGTAGTAGTCATTGAAATTTATAGCTAGGTATTGAGACAACTGCTCTCCACGAATTTTCACAGGTCCTTGTGGCGCCCACTTCAATCCTTGTTCTCTCAAACGCTCTAAGGTTAATGCTTCAGAATTAACATAATCTAATAGTTTTAAACGGGTGTATTTCCCCTCTAGTGATTTATCATATTCATCAATATTTACCCAATATTTTTTATCGTCTATTACCTCATTAGGACTCAGATTTACTTGTTTTACTTCTGTTTTAAACATTACACGTTTATATGGTTTTGTCGCGTAGATATATATAATGTCCCCGACTTGATAGTTAGCATTTTGTCGCCAATCAACGTGACTAAGTTCATCAAAAGCACTAATAAAATTATACATTTTGCTATTAGCTGAAATCATCCACTCCATGTTTTTCTCTCCCAGTCACTATAATAATCTTTATACCGAAAAAATTTAAACAATAGTATGAGAGCTTTTCCACAATTGATAGGCTTCTTTCATACATCTCGCACAAGGTCTATAGCCAGCGGAAATAGCTGTTTTTTCATCTGCAAAGAAAACACGATATTTCACATAATGACCTTTTTGAATAAATGAAAGTGCGGAAGAACAATCTAAACGACCATAAATCTTTAGTTTTCGGTGTCCTCCCAGCAATCCAGGAGTTTCACTCGAATATGTATCTCCTACTG
Proteins encoded in this window:
- a CDS encoding HNH endonuclease yields the protein MEWMISANSKMYNFISAFDELSHVDWRQNANYQVGDIIYIYATKPYKRVMFKTEVKQVNLSPNEVIDDKKYWVNIDEYDKSLEGKYTRLKLLDYVNSEALTLERLREQGLKWAPQGPVKIRGEQLSQYLAINFNDYYSEGFFNDIDEDDIYEGHKRTVTVNKYERSSIARKNCVEKYGYNCAVCDMNFEDAYGDLGKSFIHVHHIVPLEQIGREYKVDYEKDLIPVCPNCHAMLHRKIDANYLSIAELKKKFNKR
- a CDS encoding Ada metal-binding domain-containing protein; amino-acid sequence: MNTNGHDAFMKTYKLLNSVGDTYSSETPGLLGGHRKLKIYGRLDCSSALSFIQKGHYVKYRVFFADEKTAISAGYRPCARCMKEAYQLWKSSHTIV